One Aegilops tauschii subsp. strangulata cultivar AL8/78 chromosome 7, Aet v6.0, whole genome shotgun sequence genomic window carries:
- the LOC109739962 gene encoding uncharacterized protein yields the protein MAKFGEGDARWIVQERADGANVHNWHWAERDCLDWSRALLSKLLAGLPVLSGEGGLTLRTTTLDKLDGEAYVNIRKGKVIPGYELSLTLAWEADATTESGLVKVTGTAEVPYLADENADEDPELRITVRGDDGPLARRAKDAFIAHGKPLVIAKIRDYVAAMANGGPAKDEIDSKKISTKAAPAAVAPAPSVKVTAAPVQAPAAKEKKANGKDKEGFKTIEMTEKFNCRSKDIYEILMDDNRWKGFTQSNARISKDVGGQFSLFDGSITGVNEELQEGKLIVQKWRFGSWADGVHSTVRLVFDEPESGVTIIKLKQTDVPEEDRYGNSTVVENTEKGWKELIFQRIRAVFGFGV from the exons ATGGCGAAGTTCGGCGAGGGCGACGCACGCTGGATCGTGCAGGAGCGCGCCGACGGTGCCAACGTCCACAACTGGCACTGGGCGGAGCGCGACTGTCTCGACTGGTCTCGCGCGCTTCTCTCCAAGCTCCTCGCGGGCCTCCCCGTCCTCTCCGGAGAGGGCGGCCTCACCCTCCGCACCACCACCCTCGACAAGCTTGATGGCGAGGCCTACGTCAACATCCGCAAGGGCAAGGTCATCCCAGGGTACGAGCTTTCCCTCACGCTCGCCTGGGAGGCCGATGCCACAACCGAGTCGGGGCTCGTCAAGGTCACCGGCACCGCTGAGGTACCCTACCTCGCTGACGAGAACGCCGACGAGGACCCCGAACTCCGCATCACTGTTCGCGGTGACGACGGCCCCCTCGCGCGCCGGGCCAAGGATGCTTTCATCGCCCATGGCAAGCCTCTGGTCATTGCCAAGATCCGGGATTATGTCGCCGCCATGGCGAATGGTGGCCCCGCCAAGGACGAGATAGATTCTAAGAAGATTTCCACCAAGGCCGCCCCAGCGGCTGTTGCTCCTGCTCCTTCAGTGAAGGTGACAGCAGCGCCAGTGCAGGCGCCAGCAGCTAAGGAGAAGAAGGCGAATGGCAAGGATAAGGAAGGATTCAAGACTATCGAGATGACAGAGAAGTTCAACTGCCGCTCCAAGGACATCTATGAGATCTTGATGGATGACAACAGGTGGAAGGGTTTCACACAGAGCAACGCGAGGATCAGCAAGGATGTTGGTGGGCAGTTTAGCCTCTTTGATGGGTCCATCACAGGTGTTAATGAGGAGCTGCAGGAAGGGAAGCTGATCGTGCAGAAATGGCGGTTTGGGAGCTGGGCTGATGGTGTCCATTCTACA GTCAGGTTGGTGTTTGATGAGCCTGAGTCAGGAGTGACAATAATAAAGCTCAAACAAACTGATGTGCCAGAGGAAGACAG GTATGGGAACTCAACCGTGGTGGAGAACACCGAGAAAGGCTGGAAAGAGCTCATCTTCCAGAGGATACGTGCAGTGTTCGGTTTTGGGGTCTGA